In Lacibacter sp. H407, the genomic window AAAAACAAGATGAAGACTTATTTATTACTTCGGCATTAGCTACCGCTTTACAGAAACTTGCAGAAATTGATCCTGAAATTAAATTGTCCTCAGGAATAAAAAAAACGTTTGATGAAATAGAATTATTCTCTAAAATCAATATCCCGGTTCTTTCAGCAAAGACCCTTAAAAAAGGAATTTATTCTTCGTATGATGAATTCAGAAATAACAACCCTTCCATTCCTGATTTTGAAATCAGAAAAGACAGTAAAAGCAGTTTACTTATTGCCAAAGATGCAAACGGGCAGGAATATCCGGCACGAAAAATATGGGGATTTTGTGATGGAGAAAAAGTATTCATCAAATCAATTGATAATTTTTTTGAACTGCATTTTCTCAATGGGACGATTTACAGCAGAGCATCTAAGCAGATCATCCGCTCTTCAGGGAAAGATTCAAAAATTCTTTCCTATTTAATTCTTCCATTACCCATTGCAGACGGTTTAGATAAAAGTGGCGCCTTTGAACAGTATGGTATCAACATTAATTATTATCAACTGGATACTGATAATGGCCGTTTGTATTAGGTTTTTATTTCCCAATCGTCTCGTAACTCGTCTTAATACCTTTAATAAGTGATGAGCTGAAACCACTATGCTCCATTTCATTCAACCCCGCAATGGTGCATCCACGTGGTGTGGTTACTTTATCGATCTCCGCCTCAGGATGTGATCCTTTTTGTATCAGTAATTCAGCAGCACCATTTACGGTTTGTGCTGCAATGAGTGTAGCTGTTTTTGCATCGAACCCAATTTCAATACCACCTTGTATGCTTGCACGGATATAACGTAATGCATATGCAATACCACATGCACCCAGTACTGTTGCAGCATCCATCAACTTTTCTTCTATTAACGCTACACGACCAAGTTGTGAAAACAGATCGTGTACATAATCCAGTTGTTCCTGCACTGCATTTTTTGCGCTGATGCAGGTCATACTTTCCTGTATAGCAATCGCAGTGTTTGGCATAGCCCGCATAATAGGCATCTCCTCTCCGATCCACTCCTGCATATCTTTTATGAGCACGCCGGTAACAACACTTACCACCACATGCCGTGCAGCACTCAGTTCGTCTTTCATACCAAGTAAAACTTCTTTTATCTGGAACGGTTTTACTGCAAGGATCACCAGGTCGGCATAACGTACTGCTTCATTATTATCGTTGGTCACCAATACACCTTTGCGCTCAAGCTCTTCGAGTGTTTTAATATTTCGCTTGGTAACAATAATATGGCTGGGAATGCAGAAATTACTTTTGATCAATCCTTCTGCAATAGCAACACCGAGATTTCCGCCGCCAATGATGGCAATCTTCTTATTCATAACTGAGATTTTTGATAATAAAATGCCGCAGCGATTTTTCACTGCGGCATGCTTTTTCGTTTATGAGCTAAAGTTATTAATAATAACGATGCCCAACCAGATAATTTTTTACATAATCCGTTACTCCATCTTCCAATGAAGCGAACGATCGGTTGTAACCCGCACTTTCCAATTTCTGCATATCCGCTTGTGTGAAGTATTGATATTTATCACGAATATCTTCCGGCATATCTATAAACTCAATTTTTGTTTCAAGATCGAGCGCCTTGAATGTGGCTGCAACCAGATCATGAAAACTTCTGGCTTTGCCTGTTCCCAAGTTATAAATAGCGGAAGTTGGTTGATGTTCCATCAGCCATGCAATGACATTCACCACATCTTTTACATACACAAAATCACGTAACTGCTCACCATCTTTAAATCCTTCTTTGTGCGAACGGAATAATTTCATCATTCCATTTTGCTGAATTTGATTGAAGGCATGAAAGATCACACTGGCCATTCTGCCTTTGTGATATTCATTTGGACCATACACATTGAAAAACTTCAACCCGGCCCAGAAAGGCGGATGATCTACCTGATGCAGCACCCATTTATCAAATTCATTTTTGGAAATACCGTAAGGATTGAGGGGCTTTAATTGATGGCATAAGTCATGATCATCTTTATAACCCAATTCTCCATCACCATAAGTAGCTGCAGACGATGCATAGATCAAGGGCACATTATTGAGTGTGCAGTAGTTCCATACAAGCTGCGAATATTCTACGTTGAGATGCTGATGGATAGCGTAATCAAATTCAGTTGTATCTGTTCTTGCACCAAGATGAATCACAAAATCGATCACTGGTTTTTCCTTGTACAACCAGGTAAATAATCCTTCACGCTCCACCTGCTTTATAAACTTCTTACCAAAAAAGTTCGGCTCTTTGGCTTCACGGTTAAATTCATCAACAAGAATAAGATTCGCAAACCCAAGCTCGTTCAAATATTCAACCATGCAACTGCCAATGAAACCTGCAGCACCTGTAACAATTATGGTAGCATCCTTGTTCATTAAAGTGCAATCAATGCATGTTCACTTTCATGACCAGCCAATAAATTTTCAATCGCTGTATCATATTTCTCTTTCCAGCTTAACAGTGTTCCCCACTCCATACCATCTACTTCAATGCTTCCGTTGGTAACAACGCCTAATTCTGCATACGGATGAGTTCCAACTGCCTGTTTGAAAGCTGCGATCTGTTCTTCTTTCACGGTTACTACTACACGGCTTTGCCCCTCACCAAACCAATACGCATCTTTACGGATATTACTATCGTTGGCAACTACATCAAAGCCAAGATTATTATTGAACGATGCTTCCAGCAATGTGGTAAACAATCCGCCTTCACTAACATCATGTGCAGAGGCAATTAATTTTTGTTTGATGAGTGAAGCAATTGTTTGTTGCAACACAAATTCTTCTTCAATATCAAAGTGTGGTGCTGGACTATATTCAACTGCATGCAGTTTATGTAAGTATTCGCTTGAGTTAATATCATTTGTTGATCGACCGATCAAGAAGATAGCATCGCCTTCTGCTTTAAAGTCAAGCGTCATTTTATCACTGATGTTTTCGAGCAATCCCACCATACCAATGGTTGGTGTTGGATACACTGCTCCATCCGGACTTTGGTTATAGAAACTCACATTACCACCGGTAACAGGTGTATCAAATTTTTTGCAAGCTTCACCCATTCCTTTGATGGCATGTACAAACTGATAATACACTTGCGGATCGTATGGATTACCAAAGTTTAAACAGTTGGTAACACCCAATGGCAAACCGCCACTGCAAACAATATTACGTGCAGCTTCACTTACAGCGATCATGGCACCTTTGTATGGATCAGCAAATACATACTTACTGTTACAATCGGTTGTTACTGCAAGACCTTTGGTTGTTCCCTTTACATGCACTACTGCAGCATCTGTTGGTGCATTGGTACTTGAGTTACCGGTACCCACCATACTATCATATTGATGATATACTGTACGCTTACTTGCAATGTTTGGGATTTGTATGATCTGCTCAGCCACTGCTTTCAGATCATCCGGAACTTCAATACTGTTTGCATCGAACGCTTTTATTTTTTCGAAGTACGCAGGCTCAGTATATTCT contains:
- the proC gene encoding pyrroline-5-carboxylate reductase → MNKKIAIIGGGNLGVAIAEGLIKSNFCIPSHIIVTKRNIKTLEELERKGVLVTNDNNEAVRYADLVILAVKPFQIKEVLLGMKDELSAARHVVVSVVTGVLIKDMQEWIGEEMPIMRAMPNTAIAIQESMTCISAKNAVQEQLDYVHDLFSQLGRVALIEEKLMDAATVLGACGIAYALRYIRASIQGGIEIGFDAKTATLIAAQTVNGAAELLIQKGSHPEAEIDKVTTPRGCTIAGLNEMEHSGFSSSLIKGIKTSYETIGK
- the rfaD gene encoding ADP-glyceromanno-heptose 6-epimerase; this translates as MNKDATIIVTGAAGFIGSCMVEYLNELGFANLILVDEFNREAKEPNFFGKKFIKQVEREGLFTWLYKEKPVIDFVIHLGARTDTTEFDYAIHQHLNVEYSQLVWNYCTLNNVPLIYASSAATYGDGELGYKDDHDLCHQLKPLNPYGISKNEFDKWVLHQVDHPPFWAGLKFFNVYGPNEYHKGRMASVIFHAFNQIQQNGMMKLFRSHKEGFKDGEQLRDFVYVKDVVNVIAWLMEHQPTSAIYNLGTGKARSFHDLVAATFKALDLETKIEFIDMPEDIRDKYQYFTQADMQKLESAGYNRSFASLEDGVTDYVKNYLVGHRYY